In the genome of Methanococcus voltae, one region contains:
- a CDS encoding 4Fe-4S binding protein produces MSVQIIVNKDKCNGCEKCYYACPKGPRIWKKDKDGKFYVYDVSDCHNCKICVGKCPVDAITINILKDE; encoded by the coding sequence ATGTCCGTACAGATAATTGTTAATAAAGACAAGTGTAATGGTTGTGAAAAATGCTATTATGCTTGTCCAAAAGGGCCAAGAATATGGAAAAAAGACAAAGATGGTAAATTTTACGTTTATGACGTATCAGATTGCCATAATTGTAAGATTTGCGTAGGAAAATGTCCTGTAGATGCAATTACTATTAATATACTAAAAGATGAATAG
- a CDS encoding ZIP family metal transporter: protein MIDVSINEGMYVAIIAFFIMIFGGFLAYYTNFLKESENYELFAGGFLLGASIFIMIPEGYSKYSTLYVLLGIILVILFEKYFRKWGIHHQLHVINKLHSINTNNKGNNSKESYNKIDNGDVFNNKNKNVDTFGKFKNKVSNTLVEIIDYDINHSDVIREENNDNNNNNNNNKNNNKNNNNNKNKKKFENYTMDKINSNTCRNCDNLNLKTIEEDKVNTSPKLPEEIIQKNISSFEKIYENVDVRIKYIYPISFFIHAFIDGLVIALTFISSLGMSLYLAILLHKLPAGFALFSPLKKYYGPYTLLIGSIVSFSTVLGTIVGLWLLSELPVKPLISFSAGVFIATSMLLLINPKHANIKGFYYILLGIFAVGIVSLI, encoded by the coding sequence ATGATTGATGTATCAATTAACGAAGGTATGTATGTAGCAATTATCGCATTTTTTATAATGATTTTTGGGGGCTTTTTGGCATACTACACAAATTTTTTAAAAGAATCCGAAAATTACGAGTTATTTGCAGGAGGATTTTTGTTAGGGGCGAGCATATTTATTATGATACCTGAAGGATATTCTAAATATTCTACATTATACGTATTATTGGGTATAATACTTGTAATACTATTTGAAAAATATTTTAGAAAATGGGGTATACATCATCAATTGCACGTTATTAATAAATTACATAGTATTAATACTAACAATAAGGGCAATAATTCCAAAGAAAGTTATAATAAAATTGATAATGGCGATGTATTTAATAATAAAAACAAAAATGTGGATACCTTTGGGAAATTCAAAAATAAAGTTTCTAATACGCTTGTTGAGATAATCGATTATGATATAAATCATAGTGATGTAATTAGGGAAGAAAATAACGATAATAATAATAATAATAATAATAATAAAAATAATAATAAAAATAATAATAATAATAAAAATAAAAAGAAATTTGAAAATTACACAATGGATAAAATTAATTCAAATACCTGTAGAAATTGCGATAATTTAAATTTAAAAACAATAGAAGAGGATAAAGTAAATACAAGTCCGAAATTACCTGAAGAAATAATTCAAAAAAATATCTCCAGTTTTGAGAAAATATATGAAAATGTAGATGTTAGAATTAAATATATTTATCCGATTTCATTTTTTATACACGCATTTATTGATGGGTTAGTAATTGCTTTAACGTTTATTAGCAGTTTAGGAATGTCTTTGTACCTTGCAATACTATTGCATAAATTACCGGCAGGTTTTGCATTATTTTCCCCGTTAAAAAAGTATTACGGACCATATACTTTATTAATTGGGAGTATTGTTTCCTTTTCAACGGTATTGGGGACAATTGTGGGACTTTGGCTATTATCTGAATTACCCGTTAAACCACTAATATCATTTTCAGCAGGTGTTTTTATCGCTACGTCTATGTTATTACTTATAAATCCAAAACACGCAAATATAAAGGGATTTTACTACATACTGTTAGGAATCTTTGCTGTAGGAATTGTAAGTCTCATATAA
- a CDS encoding helix-turn-helix domain-containing protein, translated as MSEKNNQVGIKIKKVRELNNMSIEELAKVSGNDVELLKKIENGDLIPSLKPLIAIARALGVRLGTFLDDLPELGPVVSRFGASENVVRFSGKKTYSNDEESKLNFYSLAAGKIDRHMEPFIIDVYPQANEEIELSSHEGEEFIYVMSGEIEINYGQEVYTLAKGDSIYYDSIVPHNLHAKDQNSKILAVVYTPL; from the coding sequence ATGTCAGAAAAGAACAACCAAGTAGGAATAAAAATTAAAAAAGTTAGAGAATTAAATAATATGTCTATTGAAGAACTTGCAAAAGTAAGTGGCAACGATGTTGAGTTGCTCAAAAAAATTGAAAACGGCGATTTGATACCATCATTAAAACCATTAATCGCAATTGCAAGAGCTTTAGGCGTTAGGTTGGGTACTTTTTTAGATGACTTACCTGAATTAGGACCAGTTGTATCAAGATTTGGTGCATCAGAAAATGTTGTTAGATTTTCAGGAAAAAAAACGTACTCCAACGACGAAGAAAGCAAATTAAACTTTTATTCGTTAGCTGCGGGTAAAATAGATAGACACATGGAACCATTTATTATTGATGTGTATCCACAGGCAAATGAGGAAATTGAATTATCTTCACACGAAGGTGAAGAATTTATTTACGTTATGAGCGGAGAGATTGAAATTAATTACGGACAAGAAGTATATACATTAGCAAAAGGAGACAGTATATACTATGATTCAATCGTACCTCATAATTTACACGCTAAAGACCAGAATTCAAAAATTTTAGCAGTTGTATATACACCATTATAA
- a CDS encoding acyl-CoA thioesterase has protein sequence MYELTVEPRFGDIDGLRHINNTVLAVWFEQARNPVFKLFTPNFSTTHEDWKLIMAHTDFDFVGQMKLGQYINIKTYVSRVGNKSFTLYHEAWQDGKLCVKGSAVVVHFDFIEQKTVPIPDDIREKLMEHFIDLDENKN, from the coding sequence ATGTATGAATTAACCGTGGAACCAAGATTTGGCGATATTGATGGATTGCGCCACATAAACAATACCGTGTTAGCAGTATGGTTTGAACAAGCAAGAAACCCAGTTTTTAAGTTGTTCACACCTAACTTTTCCACAACACACGAAGATTGGAAACTTATAATGGCACACACAGATTTTGACTTTGTTGGTCAAATGAAGTTGGGTCAATATATAAACATAAAAACTTATGTGAGTAGGGTAGGCAATAAATCCTTTACTTTATATCACGAAGCTTGGCAAGACGGTAAATTATGTGTAAAAGGCAGTGCAGTAGTTGTTCATTTTGATTTTATCGAACAGAAAACAGTTCCTATCCCGGATGATATAAGGGAAAAGTTAATGGAACATTTTATTGACCTCGATGAAAATAAAAATTAA
- a CDS encoding DUF531 domain-containing protein, protein MNESNYEYDYKKYDKKNSNKNKPKNYKRCTMILYNSYDKSKWHEAHKRAIARAAPICTAFDWNLAIYDFPVDKIENLDGLDTANNEKDVIKLIETTIGGSGSYLRNLIDNNRFLITNKYQAQFGTPIATTSKPDPKKLITPKKVLEELQKKPCGVFIGLGRHGLPKDVMKMGHYDLDITEKGLSLETCTAIASIPAVISTMAKYE, encoded by the coding sequence ATGAATGAATCAAACTACGAATATGACTATAAAAAATACGATAAAAAGAATTCCAATAAAAATAAACCTAAAAATTATAAAAGATGTACTATGATATTGTACAATTCATACGATAAATCAAAATGGCATGAAGCCCATAAAAGAGCAATAGCCCGAGCTGCACCAATTTGTACGGCTTTTGACTGGAATTTAGCAATATATGATTTTCCGGTCGATAAGATAGAAAATTTAGATGGTTTAGATACTGCTAATAATGAAAAAGACGTTATAAAATTAATTGAGACTACGATAGGCGGTTCAGGTAGTTATTTAAGGAATTTGATAGACAATAATAGATTTTTAATAACAAATAAATATCAAGCACAGTTCGGAACCCCGATAGCTACAACATCAAAACCCGACCCTAAAAAATTGATTACTCCTAAAAAAGTGCTCGAAGAATTACAAAAAAAGCCCTGTGGCGTATTTATTGGATTGGGGAGACACGGTTTACCTAAAGACGTAATGAAAATGGGTCATTATGACTTGGATATTACTGAAAAAGGTTTATCTCTTGAAACTTGCACGGCGATTGCTTCAATACCTGCAGTAATCAGTACAATGGCAAAATACGAATAA
- a CDS encoding indolepyruvate oxidoreductase subunit beta, producing the protein MNILIAAVGGQGAVLASKVLGKLAQNIGKDVKVSEVHGMSQRGGSVVAHVKFGDKIYSPVVEKGSADIVLAFELLEGARYTDYLKENGILISNTQKISPMPVIIGAVEYPKDIKQKIKEDNITAKFVDALDVAKQAGNIKTVNTVLIGLLAKNSPIEKDEWLKAIKETVPERFLEVNLKAFEMGYSLN; encoded by the coding sequence ATGAATATATTAATTGCAGCAGTCGGGGGTCAGGGTGCCGTATTAGCTTCCAAAGTACTTGGTAAGTTAGCTCAAAACATCGGAAAAGATGTAAAGGTGTCCGAAGTTCACGGAATGTCTCAGAGAGGCGGTAGTGTAGTAGCCCACGTTAAATTTGGTGATAAAATATACTCTCCAGTAGTTGAAAAAGGTTCTGCAGATATTGTATTGGCTTTTGAACTATTGGAAGGTGCAAGATATACCGATTATTTAAAAGAAAACGGCATATTAATTTCAAATACTCAAAAGATAAGTCCTATGCCTGTAATCATCGGGGCTGTTGAATATCCTAAAGATATCAAACAAAAAATTAAAGAAGACAATATCACTGCAAAATTTGTAGATGCACTTGACGTAGCAAAACAAGCAGGCAATATAAAAACCGTTAACACTGTTTTAATCGGATTACTTGCAAAAAATAGCCCTATTGAAAAAGATGAATGGTTAAAAGCTATTAAGGAAACAGTACCTGAAAGATTTTTGGAAGTAAATTTAAAAGCTTTCGAAATGGGATATTCTTTAAATTAA
- a CDS encoding helix-turn-helix domain-containing protein, with the protein MTKDLSSVNKELVANLSKLMGSEVKAKIYVYLRMYGESTVDEIAEGTGIYPSTVRESIFEMFNEDHVFRKKMDREGLGKKPYVYSSIDPVDLVKEISVEIEGKLNDLALIDKKISDKKVKGVKPIVSINVN; encoded by the coding sequence TTGACCAAAGATTTAAGTTCTGTTAATAAAGAATTAGTAGCAAATCTATCTAAATTAATGGGTAGTGAGGTCAAAGCTAAAATATACGTATATTTAAGGATGTATGGAGAGAGTACTGTAGATGAAATTGCAGAAGGGACTGGCATATATCCGTCAACTGTACGGGAGTCAATATTTGAAATGTTTAATGAAGACCACGTATTTAGGAAAAAAATGGATAGGGAAGGTTTGGGTAAAAAACCATACGTATATTCGTCAATTGACCCTGTAGACCTTGTAAAAGAAATTTCTGTCGAAATTGAAGGTAAATTAAACGATTTGGCATTAATCGATAAAAAAATATCTGATAAAAAAGTTAAAGGTGTAAAACCAATCGTTTCAATTAATGTTAATTAA
- a CDS encoding AMP-binding protein, which yields MKTPVDYGNLFTEETMGEFFEKIVAKDPDREFIVYPDRDLRFTYGEFNKRVDMMAKGLLEIGIKNGDNVGLWARNVPDWLTFVFATAKIGAVAVTVNTSYKSHELDYVLKQSDMKALAIVDQFRDVNYIETVYELIPELKTQRRGELNSETYPYLKNVMYIGPEKHRGMYNTHEIMLLGKHIADEKLEEAKKEVKNTDVVNIQYTSGTTGFPKGVMLTHRNILNNGYYIGESMHYSEKDRVCLPVPLFHCFGIVLGVMATLTHGGTLVMIELFDPVLTLAAVQKERCTSLYGVPTMFIAEFSHPMFKMFDLSSLRTGIMAGSTCPTEAMKKVIDEMNMSEITIAYGLTEASPVFTQTKATDSIDKRVNTVGVALPHSEVKIVDPETGEIVGKNQVGEICCRGYNIMKGYYNMPEKTAETIDDDGWLHSGDLAEQDDDGYYKIVGRIKDMIIRGGENIYPREIEEFIHTMDGVKDVQVAGIPDKKYGEIVGAFVILEEGADLTEEDIRDYAITKIARYKVPKYVFMVEEYPLTASGKIQKYKLSELGKELVEKRLQENKL from the coding sequence ATGAAAACACCCGTGGATTACGGAAATCTATTCACAGAAGAGACAATGGGCGAATTTTTTGAGAAAATTGTAGCAAAAGACCCTGACCGTGAATTTATTGTATACCCAGATAGGGATTTAAGATTTACATATGGCGAGTTTAATAAACGTGTCGATATGATGGCAAAAGGTCTCTTGGAAATTGGAATTAAAAACGGGGATAATGTCGGTCTTTGGGCAAGAAACGTGCCGGACTGGTTAACTTTCGTATTTGCTACCGCAAAAATCGGAGCTGTGGCCGTAACAGTTAACACGTCATACAAAAGCCACGAACTTGATTACGTGCTTAAACAATCTGATATGAAAGCTTTAGCGATTGTTGACCAATTTAGAGACGTAAATTACATTGAAACAGTTTACGAATTAATACCTGAGTTAAAAACACAGCGAAGAGGGGAGTTAAACAGTGAAACTTACCCTTATTTAAAAAATGTAATGTATATCGGTCCTGAAAAACACAGGGGTATGTATAATACCCACGAAATAATGTTATTGGGTAAACATATAGCTGACGAAAAGCTCGAAGAAGCTAAAAAGGAAGTTAAAAACACTGATGTGGTAAATATTCAATATACGTCAGGAACAACAGGTTTCCCGAAAGGTGTAATGCTTACGCATAGAAATATCCTTAACAATGGATACTATATCGGAGAAAGTATGCACTATTCTGAAAAAGACAGAGTATGTTTACCAGTTCCGTTATTCCACTGTTTCGGTATCGTACTTGGAGTTATGGCAACTTTAACGCACGGTGGTACGCTTGTAATGATTGAATTATTCGACCCCGTACTCACACTTGCAGCAGTCCAAAAAGAAAGGTGTACATCACTTTATGGGGTTCCTACAATGTTTATTGCAGAGTTTAGCCACCCTATGTTTAAGATGTTCGACCTTAGCTCATTGAGAACCGGTATTATGGCAGGTTCAACTTGCCCAACTGAAGCAATGAAAAAGGTAATTGATGAAATGAATATGTCTGAAATTACAATTGCTTACGGTCTTACGGAAGCTTCACCCGTATTTACTCAAACAAAGGCTACGGACAGTATTGATAAAAGAGTTAATACTGTTGGTGTGGCTTTACCCCATAGTGAGGTTAAAATTGTAGACCCTGAAACCGGCGAAATAGTTGGTAAAAACCAAGTGGGTGAAATTTGCTGTAGGGGCTACAATATAATGAAAGGATACTATAATATGCCTGAAAAAACCGCTGAAACGATTGACGACGACGGTTGGCTTCATAGTGGTGATTTAGCAGAACAAGACGATGACGGATACTATAAAATCGTTGGAAGAATAAAAGATATGATTATTAGGGGTGGAGAAAACATCTACCCGAGAGAAATCGAAGAATTTATTCACACGATGGATGGCGTAAAAGACGTACAAGTTGCAGGTATTCCTGATAAAAAATACGGTGAAATCGTCGGAGCTTTTGTAATTTTAGAAGAAGGCGCTGATTTAACCGAAGAAGACATTAGAGATTACGCAATTACAAAAATTGCAAGGTATAAAGTACCTAAATATGTTTTTATGGTTGAAGAATACCCACTTACAGCAAGCGGTAAGATTCAGAAGTATAAATTATCGGAACTCGGTAAAGAGTTAGTTGAAAAAAGATTGCAAGAAAATAAATTGTAA